A single region of the Corallococcus silvisoli genome encodes:
- a CDS encoding DapH/DapD/GlmU-related protein, with the protein MSPSSATAPSPPTAVGPHFTLASSARLLGTTQVGPGAVISRGAVVRSVGGSVTLGAFSTLREDAVVVGTPERPAFIGEKTVLAPRALVMGARVGALCDIGAGAILMPGVTLGDRCLVGDGAVLPPGMTVPDQSVVLGRPGQVLRMLSTEDLAHLQQRRGGDLSLSAPPLTSFSARDRAEDAPMGQLYAFRDRHPFVHPTATLFSSAEVSGDVVIGAGAIIGAGVKITGDMNGPVRIGARVQILENTVLHLLPDTMLVLEEGVVVGPGCVLHACQLGAGTVVEPGAILCEGSHLGKGCHVGAGSLVKARAVFPDYALVEGFPATLVGTRTSPPEPPRWVLRPEDLPGLRRMG; encoded by the coding sequence ATGAGTCCCTCGTCCGCGACCGCTCCGTCCCCGCCCACCGCGGTGGGTCCTCATTTCACGCTGGCCTCATCCGCGCGCCTGCTGGGCACCACGCAGGTGGGGCCCGGCGCCGTCATCTCCCGGGGGGCGGTCGTGCGCTCGGTGGGAGGCTCCGTGACGCTGGGAGCGTTCTCCACGCTGCGCGAGGACGCGGTGGTGGTGGGCACCCCTGAGCGGCCCGCCTTCATCGGCGAGAAGACCGTGCTGGCCCCCCGCGCGCTGGTGATGGGTGCGCGGGTGGGGGCGCTGTGCGACATCGGCGCCGGGGCCATCCTCATGCCCGGCGTGACGCTGGGCGACCGCTGCCTGGTGGGGGATGGCGCGGTGCTGCCCCCGGGCATGACGGTGCCGGATCAATCCGTGGTGCTGGGCCGGCCCGGCCAGGTGCTGCGGATGCTCTCCACCGAGGACCTGGCCCACCTCCAGCAGCGCCGGGGCGGAGACCTCAGCCTCTCCGCGCCTCCACTGACCTCCTTCTCCGCGCGGGACCGCGCCGAGGACGCCCCCATGGGACAGCTGTACGCCTTCCGCGACCGTCACCCCTTCGTCCACCCCACCGCCACCCTCTTCTCCTCCGCGGAGGTGTCCGGCGACGTCGTCATCGGCGCGGGGGCCATCATTGGCGCGGGGGTGAAGATCACCGGCGACATGAACGGCCCGGTCCGCATTGGCGCGCGGGTGCAGATCCTGGAGAACACGGTGCTGCACCTGCTGCCGGACACCATGCTGGTGTTGGAGGAGGGCGTAGTCGTGGGGCCGGGCTGCGTGCTGCACGCGTGCCAGCTGGGCGCGGGCACGGTGGTGGAGCCCGGCGCCATCCTCTGCGAGGGCAGCCACCTGGGGAAGGGGTGCCACGTGGGCGCCGGCAGCCTGGTGAAGGCGCGCGCGGTGTTCCCGGACTACGCGCTGGTGGAGGGCTTCCCGGCCACGCTGGTGGGCACGCGCACGTCGCCGCCGGAGCCGCCCCGCTGGGTGCTGCGTCCGGAGGACCTGCCGGGCCTGCGGCGGATGGGGTGA